A single Dechloromonas denitrificans DNA region contains:
- the groL gene encoding chaperonin GroEL (60 kDa chaperone family; promotes refolding of misfolded polypeptides especially under stressful conditions; forms two stacked rings of heptamers to form a barrel-shaped 14mer; ends can be capped by GroES; misfolded proteins enter the barrel where they are refolded when GroES binds), which yields MAAKEVKFGDSARARMVEGINVLADAVKVTLGPKGRNVVLERSFGGPTVTKDGVSVAKEIELKDKFANMGAQMVKEVASKTSDIAGDGTTTATVLAQSIVREGMKYVAAGMNPMDLKRGIDKAVVATIAELQAFSKPCTTTKEIAQVGSISANSDADIGEIIASAMEKVGKEGVITVEDGKSLANELDVVEGMQFDRGYLSPYFINNGDKQQALMENPFVLLFDKKISNIRDLLPILEQVAKAGRPLLIIAEDVDGEALATLVVNNIRGILKTVAVKAPGFGDRRKAMLEDIAVLTGGTVIAEETGLSLEKAVLKDLGQAKRIEVAKENTIIIDGAGEAASIEARVKQIRIQIEEASSDYDREKLQERVAKLAGGVAVIKVGAATEVEMKEKKARVEDALHATRAAVEEGIVAGGGVALIRARAVVSKLKGDNHDQDAGIKIVLRAMEQPLREIVANAGDEPSVVVDKVQRGKGNYGYNASTGEYGDMVEMGVLDPTKVTRTALQNAASIAGLMLTTECMVAELAEDKPAGGMPDMGGMGGMGGMGGMGM from the coding sequence ATGGCTGCTAAAGAAGTCAAATTCGGTGATTCCGCACGTGCTCGCATGGTCGAAGGCATCAATGTCCTGGCTGATGCCGTCAAGGTTACCCTCGGCCCCAAAGGCCGCAACGTTGTGCTCGAGCGTTCCTTCGGCGGCCCGACCGTCACCAAGGACGGCGTTTCCGTTGCCAAGGAAATCGAACTGAAAGACAAGTTCGCCAATATGGGTGCCCAGATGGTCAAGGAAGTTGCTTCCAAGACCTCCGACATCGCTGGCGACGGTACGACGACCGCCACCGTGCTGGCTCAGTCCATCGTTCGCGAAGGCATGAAGTACGTTGCCGCCGGCATGAACCCGATGGATCTGAAGCGCGGTATCGACAAGGCCGTGGTTGCCACCATCGCCGAGCTGCAGGCTTTCTCCAAGCCCTGTACGACGACCAAGGAAATCGCCCAGGTTGGCTCCATTTCCGCCAACTCCGACGCTGATATCGGTGAAATCATCGCCAGCGCCATGGAAAAGGTCGGCAAGGAAGGCGTCATCACCGTTGAAGATGGCAAGTCCCTGGCCAACGAACTCGACGTCGTCGAAGGCATGCAATTCGACCGCGGCTACCTGTCCCCGTACTTCATCAACAACGGCGACAAGCAACAAGCGCTGATGGAAAACCCGTTTGTCCTGCTCTTCGACAAGAAGATCTCCAACATCCGCGACCTGCTGCCGATCCTGGAACAAGTCGCCAAGGCCGGCCGTCCGCTGCTGATCATCGCTGAAGATGTCGATGGCGAAGCGTTGGCAACCCTGGTGGTGAACAACATCCGTGGCATCCTGAAGACCGTTGCCGTCAAGGCACCGGGCTTTGGCGATCGTCGCAAGGCCATGCTGGAAGACATCGCTGTCCTGACCGGCGGTACCGTGATTGCCGAAGAAACCGGCCTGTCGCTGGAAAAGGCTGTCCTGAAAGATCTGGGCCAAGCCAAGCGCATCGAAGTCGCCAAGGAAAACACCATCATCATCGACGGTGCCGGCGAAGCCGCTTCGATCGAAGCCCGCGTCAAGCAGATCCGCATTCAGATCGAAGAAGCTTCTTCCGATTACGACCGCGAAAAGCTGCAGGAACGTGTTGCCAAGCTGGCTGGCGGCGTTGCCGTCATCAAGGTTGGCGCCGCTACCGAAGTCGAAATGAAGGAAAAGAAGGCGCGCGTTGAAGATGCCCTGCACGCCACCCGCGCTGCTGTTGAAGAAGGTATCGTCGCCGGCGGCGGAGTGGCCCTGATTCGTGCCCGTGCTGTCGTCAGCAAGCTGAAGGGCGACAACCACGACCAGGACGCCGGCATCAAGATCGTGCTGCGCGCCATGGAACAGCCGCTGCGTGAAATCGTCGCCAATGCCGGTGACGAGCCTTCCGTCGTGGTCGACAAGGTCCAGCGTGGCAAGGGTAACTACGGTTACAACGCTTCCACCGGCGAGTATGGCGACATGGTTGAAATGGGCGTGCTGGATCCGACCAAGGTCACCCGCACCGCACTGCAGAATGCCGCTTCGATCGCCGGCCTGATGCTGACCACCGAATGCATGGTTGCTGAACTGGCTGAAGACAAGCCGGCCGGCGGCATGCCTGACATGGGCGGTATGGGTGGTATGGGCGGCATGGGCGGCATGGGCATGTAA
- a CDS encoding DUF485 domain-containing protein has product MSQHDDSYLQIRNNPKFQSLVAKRNRYSFIMSALMLIVYYGYILLIAFDKEWLATKIGAGYVTSIGIPMGLGVILFTIIITVVYVRRANTEFDTEAAQVLKEAGK; this is encoded by the coding sequence ATGTCACAGCACGACGATAGCTACTTGCAGATTCGGAACAATCCAAAGTTCCAGTCGCTGGTGGCCAAACGTAACCGCTATTCGTTCATCATGAGCGCGCTCATGCTGATCGTGTACTACGGCTACATCCTCCTGATCGCCTTTGACAAGGAATGGCTCGCCACCAAGATTGGCGCGGGCTATGTCACCTCCATCGGCATCCCGATGGGTCTGGGGGTCATTCTCTTTACCATCATCATCACGGTCGTTTACGTCCGTCGCGCAAACACCGAGTTTGATACCGAGGCAGCCCAGGTTCTCAAGGAGGCCGGCAAGTGA
- a CDS encoding response regulator, translating to MKTIFLVDDSATILLSISNILAKAGYATEKASSGEEALKKFQSGIKVDLLMTDLNMPGINGIELIKEVRKLPNYRFMPILFLTTESQQSRKLEAKAAGASGWIVKPATADDLLNTIKLVLR from the coding sequence GTGAAAACCATTTTTTTAGTAGACGATTCAGCCACCATCCTTCTCAGCATTTCGAACATTCTTGCCAAGGCCGGCTATGCCACCGAAAAGGCCAGCAGTGGCGAGGAGGCGCTGAAGAAATTCCAGTCCGGAATCAAGGTTGACCTGCTGATGACCGACCTGAACATGCCTGGCATCAATGGCATCGAATTGATCAAGGAGGTTCGCAAGTTGCCGAACTACCGTTTCATGCCCATCCTCTTCCTGACGACCGAGTCGCAGCAATCGCGCAAGCTGGAAGCCAAGGCGGCGGGGGCATCGGGCTGGATCGTCAAACCGGCGACCGCCGACGACTTGCTCAACACGATCAAGCTCGTTCTCCGCTAG
- a CDS encoding methyl-accepting chemotaxis protein, which produces MPFDSLLKRTLIVTLIVALGAFVTIYLFNEWFHQVFIRSLGIRDPLGDALGSVVIVVTAYLAQRAVSKAVYRDVMFGFSQDKAINGKRAAELEIVSEEVAKELAGVRAYNEVLRGQLNDIVQETEKAAYDIAERLQSIDAVVTRLDNFVEQTANESSAIAADSQQEINGNQVLVARMEAYIKGRIEEAHNDQARIEQVVTEAQNLGALVQLIRNISSQTNLLALNAAIEAARAGEAGRGFAVVADEVRKLSAESDTAVSKINEGINGVAETIRRQFQDKLVHSNVAAEQAALTEFSSQLGHLGNGYQTLLEHELNVLSTVKQSSADLARMFMDVLASVQFQDITRQQIEQVTKGLNKLDSHCETLAQRILAAEDANFQYTPLNEHLNELYSSYVMDAQRISHKNALHQPVSAPPASSGPASSNIELF; this is translated from the coding sequence ATGCCGTTCGACAGCCTGTTAAAACGCACACTTATCGTCACACTGATTGTGGCGCTCGGCGCTTTCGTCACGATCTACCTGTTCAACGAGTGGTTTCATCAGGTCTTCATCCGCAGCCTCGGCATCCGCGACCCTCTGGGTGACGCGTTGGGCTCGGTCGTTATCGTGGTCACCGCCTATCTGGCGCAGCGTGCCGTATCGAAGGCCGTTTACCGCGATGTGATGTTTGGCTTTTCGCAGGACAAAGCGATAAACGGCAAGCGGGCAGCCGAGCTTGAAATCGTCAGCGAGGAAGTCGCCAAGGAACTTGCTGGCGTTCGTGCCTACAACGAAGTGCTGCGCGGCCAGTTGAACGATATCGTTCAGGAAACTGAAAAGGCCGCTTACGACATCGCCGAACGCCTGCAGTCGATCGATGCGGTGGTCACCCGGCTCGACAACTTCGTCGAGCAGACGGCCAACGAATCGAGTGCGATTGCCGCCGACTCGCAACAGGAAATAAACGGCAACCAGGTACTGGTCGCCAGGATGGAAGCCTACATCAAGGGGCGCATCGAAGAAGCCCATAACGATCAGGCGCGGATTGAACAAGTCGTTACCGAGGCCCAGAATCTCGGCGCATTGGTCCAGTTGATCCGCAACATTTCCAGCCAGACCAACCTGCTGGCCCTCAACGCCGCCATCGAGGCAGCCCGCGCCGGCGAAGCCGGGCGCGGATTTGCCGTGGTGGCCGATGAAGTACGCAAACTCTCGGCCGAATCCGACACCGCGGTATCGAAAATCAACGAAGGCATCAACGGTGTTGCCGAAACTATTCGCCGGCAATTCCAGGACAAACTGGTCCACAGCAACGTGGCCGCCGAACAGGCCGCCCTGACCGAGTTTTCCAGCCAGCTCGGCCACCTTGGCAACGGTTATCAAACACTGCTCGAACATGAGCTGAACGTATTGTCCACCGTCAAGCAATCGAGCGCCGACCTGGCCCGAATGTTCATGGATGTGCTGGCCAGCGTGCAGTTCCAGGACATTACCCGGCAACAGATTGAACAGGTGACGAAGGGACTGAACAAGTTGGACAGTCACTGCGAAACCCTGGCGCAGCGCATCCTGGCGGCTGAAGACGCAAACTTCCAATACACGCCACTCAATGAGCATCTCAATGAGCTGTACAGCTCGTACGTCATGGACGCCCAGCGAATCAGCCACAAGAACGCCTTGCATCAACCGGTCAGCGCGCCCCCGGCGAGCTCCGGCCCAGCCTCATCCAACATCGAGTTGTTCTGA
- a CDS encoding co-chaperone GroES produces MNIRPLHDRVIVKRVEAERTTASGIVIPDSAGEKPDQGEVLAVGPGKRDDNGKQVALDVKVGDRVLFGKYAGQGVKVDGQEVLVMREEDIMGVLVA; encoded by the coding sequence ATGAATATCCGTCCTTTGCACGACCGTGTGATCGTCAAGCGCGTTGAAGCCGAGCGCACCACCGCGTCCGGTATCGTCATTCCCGATTCGGCTGGCGAAAAGCCGGATCAGGGCGAAGTTCTGGCCGTCGGTCCGGGTAAGCGCGACGACAACGGCAAGCAGGTCGCCCTGGACGTCAAGGTTGGCGACCGCGTTCTGTTCGGCAAGTATGCCGGTCAAGGCGTCAAGGTTGATGGTCAGGAAGTTCTGGTCATGCGTGAAGAAGACATCATGGGCGTTCTGGTCGCTTAA
- a CDS encoding cation acetate symporter has translation MNANYKYILGGLAALLAAGAALAAGADLGQTTKQATNWTAIAMFGGFVGITLFITKWAAGKTKTAADFYTAGGGITGFQNGLAIAGDYMSAASFLGISGLVFANGFDGLIFSIGWLVGWPVITFLMAERLRNLGKFTFADVAAYRFSQTPVRSFAATGSLVVVAFYMIAQMVGAGQLIKVLFGLEYTYAVIMVGAIMMMYVLFGGMTATTWVQIIKAVMLLTGATFMAVTVLFQFGFSPEALFAKAVEVHTKQDAIMSPGALIKDPISAISVGMALMFGTAGLPHILMRFFTVPSAKEARKSVAWATTWIGYFYILTFIIGFGAIVNLVQNPTDFYVGGEIAKGLKGGGNMAAIHLAKAVGGDVFLGFISAVAFATILAVVAGLTLSGASAVSHDLYATVFKKGQATSEDELRVSKITTLCLGVLAVVLGILFEKENVAYMVMLAFAIACSANFPVLFMSVLWKDCTTKGATIGGFVGLFAAVAMTVMSANVWEAVLHNPKGSAPFPYSSPAIFSMTLAFFTIWLVSILDNSEQAKKERALFPNQLIRSETGLGASGASGH, from the coding sequence GTGAACGCAAACTACAAATACATTCTCGGCGGTCTGGCCGCTCTGTTGGCCGCTGGCGCAGCGCTGGCCGCCGGTGCCGATCTCGGGCAAACCACCAAGCAGGCGACCAACTGGACGGCTATCGCGATGTTCGGCGGCTTCGTCGGCATCACCCTCTTCATCACCAAGTGGGCGGCTGGCAAAACCAAGACGGCGGCTGACTTCTATACGGCTGGCGGCGGCATCACCGGCTTCCAGAACGGCCTGGCAATCGCCGGCGACTACATGTCCGCCGCATCCTTCCTGGGTATTTCCGGCCTGGTGTTCGCCAACGGCTTCGACGGCCTGATCTTCTCGATCGGCTGGTTGGTCGGCTGGCCGGTCATCACCTTCCTGATGGCCGAACGTCTGCGCAACCTCGGCAAGTTCACGTTTGCCGACGTCGCTGCCTACCGTTTTTCCCAGACCCCGGTTCGCTCCTTTGCCGCTACCGGCTCCCTGGTCGTCGTCGCCTTCTACATGATCGCGCAGATGGTCGGTGCCGGTCAGTTGATCAAGGTGCTGTTCGGTCTGGAATACACCTACGCCGTGATCATGGTCGGTGCGATCATGATGATGTACGTGCTGTTCGGTGGTATGACCGCGACGACCTGGGTGCAGATCATCAAGGCCGTCATGCTCTTGACCGGTGCAACCTTCATGGCCGTCACCGTACTGTTCCAGTTCGGTTTCAGCCCGGAAGCGCTGTTCGCCAAGGCGGTTGAAGTTCACACCAAGCAGGATGCCATCATGTCCCCGGGTGCCCTGATCAAGGATCCGATCTCGGCGATCTCGGTCGGTATGGCCCTGATGTTCGGTACGGCTGGCCTGCCGCACATCCTGATGCGCTTCTTCACCGTGCCGTCGGCCAAGGAAGCCCGCAAGTCGGTTGCCTGGGCAACCACCTGGATCGGCTACTTCTACATCCTGACCTTCATCATCGGTTTTGGCGCCATCGTCAATCTGGTACAGAACCCGACCGACTTCTACGTCGGTGGCGAAATTGCCAAGGGTCTGAAGGGCGGCGGCAACATGGCTGCTATCCATCTGGCCAAGGCGGTTGGCGGCGACGTCTTCCTCGGCTTCATCTCGGCCGTGGCCTTCGCAACCATCCTGGCCGTTGTGGCTGGTCTGACGCTGTCTGGCGCTTCGGCCGTGTCGCATGACCTGTACGCTACCGTGTTCAAGAAGGGCCAAGCCACTTCCGAAGACGAACTGCGCGTTTCCAAGATCACCACCCTCTGCCTCGGCGTGCTGGCTGTGGTTCTCGGTATCCTGTTCGAAAAGGAAAACGTTGCGTACATGGTGATGCTGGCTTTCGCCATCGCTTGTTCCGCCAACTTCCCGGTGCTGTTCATGTCGGTGTTGTGGAAAGACTGCACGACCAAGGGGGCAACCATCGGTGGTTTCGTCGGTCTGTTCGCCGCCGTGGCCATGACGGTAATGTCCGCCAACGTGTGGGAAGCTGTGCTGCACAACCCGAAGGGTTCGGCACCGTTCCCCTACTCTTCACCGGCCATCTTCTCGATGACGCTCGCTTTCTTCACGATCTGGCTCGTGTCCATCCTGGACAACTCCGAGCAGGCCAAGAAGGAACGTGCCCTGTTCCCGAACCAGCTGATCCGTTCGGAAACCGGCCTGGGTGCTTCCGGCGCCTCCGGTCACTAA